From one Lotus japonicus ecotype B-129 chromosome 3, LjGifu_v1.2 genomic stretch:
- the LOC130746366 gene encoding uncharacterized protein LOC130746366, producing the protein MRWYSAVSHRFIIPDDRREEFSAVTVMRRAVDLLEQSLEVPDAPAEGTHSRSLTERALDLIRSNAFIGTQGVAFAAVRGARAAGGRGRGDRARGGRARGEGAPAEGARGGRGRGGRARGPRGRRGAGRGRGE; encoded by the exons atgaggtggtacagcgctgtgtcccatcggttcatcatccctgatgataggagggaggagttcagtgcagtg actgttatgcgtcgggccgtggacttgttggagcagtcactcgaggtgccagatgctcctgcagagggcacgcattcccgatccctcactgagagggcgctggatcttattagatccaatgccttcattggtacccagggggtagcctttgctgctgtccgaggagctagagctgcaggaggcagaggtcgtggagacagagcgcgtggaggcagagcccgtggagagggtgctcctgcagagggtgcgcgtggaggcagaggccgtggaggcagagcccgtggacctagaggtcgtagaggggccggtaggggtcggggcgagtga
- the LOC130746367 gene encoding protein FAR-RED IMPAIRED RESPONSE 1-like, producing MLGCEKHGKYVPYRDPDLVEGTRSQKTGCPFRLKGRPRKNGIDRDWRLKVMEGIHNHEPARSLLGHNFVGRLKPGEKEQVGKMTRSWVPPRKMLLTLKENNPSNLTTISQIYGVCKRLRKSLRGGLTEMQHLLKKLDGDKYVHFERHEPGSEVIRDVFWAHPNAIKLFNTFPYVVIMDCTYKTNKYAIPLLEIVGLTSTDKTYSIAFCYIVNEGTDDYVWALECMKSLLADQAMLPKVIVTDRDLALLSAAKQSLPNTTHLLCLWHINKCVLAKCKLYVGTDDFAELVMMKWAEVVDAATVEEFEVKWMQLFNMCKAKYSNFTSYCSTTWLVHKEKFAKAWTNHVMHFGTTTSNRAEGAHASLKKMLRDCKGDLATSWDASHSLTCNRHTEILASFERSIHVPILHKY from the exons atgttggggtgcgagaagcatggtaaatatgttccttatagagaccctgaccttgttgaagggacgagatcacaaaagacaggttgtccttttagactaaaaggacgacctaggaaaaatggcatagatagagattggcggctaaaggtgatggaaggtatacacaaccatgaaccagctaggtcactacttgggcacaattttgttggtcgtctaaaacccggagagaaggagcaagtgggaaaaatgacaaggagttgggttccaccgagaaagatgttgttgactttgaaggaaaacaatccttcaaacttgactaccatatctcagatttatggtgtttgcaagaggttaagaaaatccctccgcgggggattgacagaaatgcaacacttgttgaagaagttggacggtgacaagtatgtccactttgaaagacatgagcctggatcggaagtcattagggatgtattttgggctcatccaaatgctatcaaactgttcaacacatttccatatgtagtgattatggattgcacatacaagacaaacaaatatgcaattcccttgcttgagattgttggactgacttccacagataagacatactccatagccttttgctacattgttaatgagggcacagatgactacgtttgggcactggagtgtatgaagtctctattagctgatcaagccatgttgcctaaggtgattgttactgacagggatcttgccttattgagtgctgctaagcaaagccttcctaacactacacatttattatgcttgtggcacatcaacaagtgtgttttggcaaagtgcaaactctatgttggcacagatgattttgctgagttggttatgatgaagtgggcagaggtggtggatgctgcaacagttgaagaatttgaagtgaaatggatgcaattgtttaatatgtgcaaggcaaaatacagcaactttacctcctattgttctactacatggttggttcacaaggagaaattcgccaaggcatggacaaatcatgtgatgcactttggaacaacaacaagtaacag ggctgagggtgcacatgccagtttgaagaagatgttacgggattgcaagggtgacctggccacttcatgggatgcgtcgcatagtttgacatgtaatcgacatactgaaatattagcatcgtttgagcgcagtattcatgttcccattttacacaaatattag
- the LOC130746369 gene encoding uncharacterized protein LOC130746369: protein MGGKRKKNDDSIMDDGDEGSRKRTKSKEPKQKDQVLPSMIKNKEKRSELHAKLKRQKKLDKRAKAQARDADVKRALELGEEPPEKKVPRTIENTRELDETICKPDDEELFAGNDADEFSSVLNKKQTPKILITTCRFNSTRGPAFISELLTVIPNSQYLKRGTYDLKKIVEYAKKKDFTSLLVVHTNRREPDALLVIGLPDGPTAHFKLSKLVLRKDIKNHGKPTSHLPELVMNNFTTRLGHRIGRLIQSLFPQDPEFKGRRVVTFHNQRDFIFFRHHRYIFETKEVKKTEKDKDGKSKKVPEQETNVRLQECGPRFTLKLISLQHGTFDTKGGEYEWVHKPEMDTSRRRFFL, encoded by the exons CCTTCCATGATCAAGAACAAGGAGAAGAGATCGGAGTTGCACGCCAAGCTCAAGCGCCAGAAGAAGCTCGACAAGCGCGCTAAGGCTCAGGCTCGAGATGCTGATGTCAAGCGAGCTCTCGAGCTCGGTGAGGAG CCGCCGGAGAAGAAGGTCCCTCGTACCATTGAGAACACTAGGGAATTGGATGAGACCATTTGCAAGCCTGATGACGAAGAG TTGTTTGCTGGAAATGATGCTGATGAATTCAGTTCAGttttgaataaaaaacaaaCTCCCAAGATATTAATCACCACTTGCCGCTTCAACTCTACA AGGGGACCTGCTTTTATATCAGAACTGCTTACGGTTATACCAAATTCACAATATTTGAAGAGAGGAACCTATGATTTAAAAAAG ATTGTAGAATATGCAAAGAAAAAGGACTTCACTTCTCTTCTAGTTGTTCACACCAATCGCAGGGAACCAG ATGCACTCTTAGTCATTGGCTTACCTGATGGACCTACTGCTCATTTCAAACTCTCAAAGCTTGTTTTACGCAAGGATATTAAG AATCATGGAAAACCAACCAGTCACTTGCCTGAGCTTGTGATGAATAACTTCACAACACGTCTAGGGCACCGAATTGGAAG ATTGATACAGTCACTTTTCCCACAAGATCCTGAATTTAAAGGTCGGCGTGTTGTCACCTTCCACAACCAGAGAGACTTCATATTCTTCCGGCACCATCG GTACATTTTTGAAACCAAAGAAGTTAAAAAGACTGAAAAGGACAAGGATGGGAAGAGTAAGAAAGTTCCTGAGCAGGAAACTAATGTCCGTCTTCAG GAATGTGGTCCTCGTTTCACATTGAAGTTGATTAGCCTGCAGCATGGAACATTTGACACTAAAGGTGGAGAATATGAGTGGGTTCACAAG CCGGAAATGGACACCAGCAGGAGGAGGTTTTTCCTATGA